A genomic window from Brevinematia bacterium includes:
- a CDS encoding FAD-binding oxidoreductase, with protein MVIDSERKFLEDCRVVGIHRLGKYFELKFESEHIADVIQPGQFVNIKLKTSFFRRPFTLFEKGVGYFSILVKVVGRGTEELSRMEIGQSLNVLGPLGNSVLDFGIHLEEAVDLVCGGVGIANMLMVAKLLKTLNKRVRLFWGIKSAEEYFEKCFEYVDEVFISSEDGKIGEKGVVVNLLEKRYSGNMVYASGPLPMIVSISKAQGIILNRVICSLEAVMGCGLGICYGCAVGTSESGYKLVCKDGPNFILSEVVKLLHAHF; from the coding sequence ATGGTTATTGATTCTGAGAGGAAGTTTTTAGAAGACTGCAGGGTAGTGGGTATTCATCGGTTGGGAAAGTATTTTGAGCTGAAATTTGAGTCTGAGCACATTGCTGATGTTATCCAACCTGGGCAATTTGTGAATATTAAGTTGAAAACTTCCTTTTTTAGAAGACCGTTTACTCTTTTTGAGAAGGGTGTGGGTTATTTTTCAATATTAGTGAAGGTAGTAGGTAGGGGAACTGAGGAGCTTTCTAGAATGGAGATAGGTCAGTCTCTTAACGTCTTGGGGCCATTGGGAAATTCGGTTCTTGATTTTGGAATACATTTGGAGGAGGCTGTAGATCTGGTTTGTGGTGGTGTGGGTATTGCTAACATGTTGATGGTAGCAAAGTTACTGAAAACGTTGAATAAGAGGGTTAGATTATTTTGGGGGATAAAGAGTGCGGAGGAATATTTTGAGAAGTGCTTTGAGTATGTAGATGAGGTGTTCATTTCTTCTGAGGATGGTAAGATTGGGGAGAAAGGTGTTGTAGTCAACCTATTGGAGAAGAGATATTCTGGAAATATGGTTTATGCAAGTGGTCCTTTGCCTATGATAGTATCTATTTCTAAAGCTCAGGGAATAATTCTAAATAGGGTTATATGTTCTCTTGAAGCTGTTATGGGATGTGGATTAGGAATATGCTATGGGTGTGCTGTAGGAACTTCGGAAAGTGGATACAAGCTTGTATGTAAAGATGGACCAAATTTTATTTTAAGTGAAGTAGTGAAATTGCTTCATGCTCATTTTTAG